ACCTTCCCCCGTCATTCGACGAGTTCAATCTAAGCCTTTCTGGCGCCAAGGATTCGCTCAGCTGGTCGCTGGAGGCCAGCGGTCAGCCGGGAAGGGGCGCGGATGCCGGCTGGCGCAACATCTGGGACGGATCGGGTACCCTGATCGAGCGGCGAGACGAGGACTTCACATCGGTTGAGGATAACGTCACGCTGTCGGGCTCGGTCTCGTGGAAACCGCCGAGCGGTGTGATCGCGAATCTCAACGCCAAAGGCCAGGTTTTCCAAGCCGACCAGAAGCAGATATCCAAGACCTTCCCGGTTGGCGGAGAAGAAGGCCGCCGTTTCTTTGTGTCGTCCGAGGACGAATGGAATGGCGAGCTCGGCGGTGACCTTGAATTCGATGCCGGTCCGGGCCGTTTGAAACTTATCAGTCTTGCCCGGCATGAGCATAGTCCGTTTACGGATCGGTTTGTGGTAGGAAACCTTGATGGGTCCGGTCAGTTTGAGCAGCTGTTCGAACAGACTGTTGATGAAGGTGAGTACATCCTGCGCAGCGAGTATGCGCTATCGACAGGCGAGGGGGTCGACTGGCAGGTTTCGGCCGAAGGCGCTTTCAACTTCCTCGAATCCGAAGCCGCGCTGTTTGAGGCCTCCGGCGGCTTGCCCCTAGTCGAAATTCCGCTGGGCCTCGCGAACTCGCGCGTCGAGGAACGCCGCGGCGAAGTGATCTTCACGCATGGCCGCCAACTTACGCCGAAGCTCAGCTTGCAGGCATCTGCGGGCGCGGAGTATTCCGAGCTTTCCCAGACAGGTGATGCCGAGAACAAGCGCACGTTCACCCGGCCCAAAGGTCAGGCAAGCCTTTCCTGGCAACAGAGTGACACGCTGAAGCTGGTGGGTAAGGTCGAGCGGCGCGTTGGGCAATTGAACTTCTTCGATTTCATCTCGTCCGTGAACCTCGAACAGGAAAACGGCGTCGACGGGAATCCCGAGATCGTCCCGAATCAGTCATGGCGCTACACGCTGGAGGCACAGAAGGATTTCAAAGACTGGGGCGCCTCAACCGTCCGGTTGATCTATGTCGACCTTGAGGATGTGATTGACCAGATTCCGATTGGCACAGGGGCCGGGCCGGGAAACATCGACAGCGGCATGGCCGTCGCGATCGAGACCGACTCCACGCTGAAGCTCGGCAAGCTTGGTTTCAAGGGTGCAGAGCTCACATTCAACGGGCGTTACTACGACACGGAGGTCGATGACCCGGTCACCGGTGAGCGCCGGTCCATCAACGGCCACCTCATCTATGACTACACGACCGAACTGCGTCACGATATTCCGGATACGGACTGGGCGTGGGGATTGATCATCGAAGGGTTCAAGCAGGAGCCTGCATACCAATTCACGGAGGTTGCTTACCGCGCCAACATGCCGGTGTTCTCGTTCGCCTATGTCGAACACAAGGATGTGGCCGGCATGACCGCGCGGGCCGCTTTCGGCAACCTGTTCAACCAGCGCGATGTCTACTGGCGCCAGGTCTACGCGCCCGATCGCAGCGGCACGCTCGTGCGATCGGAAGACTATGCGCGCGGGTTCGGCCCGATCATTACCTTCGAGCTGAAGGGAAAGTTCTAGGCCTTCTGCGTCCGTCCGA
The genomic region above belongs to Acidobacteriota bacterium and contains:
- a CDS encoding TonB-dependent receptor plug domain-containing protein codes for the protein MGRCGEQQLKGKSAAPVRREISGLQKNHVSHSQEGLTTHIVIIDKHEIDNEKRQIPRGFPHPSCVPPGRIFMPISKFLLSTAVAMAMTGQTGARAQVKAAELAIDMNRTVYMPADFAQYAPVTALDMVRRVPGFAIQSDDSGNRGFGQARGNVLIDGQRVSAKSNGAESALGRIAVARIVRLEVLDGNQLDIPGLSGKVVNVVTDGESTLDGSWRWKTRIRENLPPSFDEFNLSLSGAKDSLSWSLEASGQPGRGADAGWRNIWDGSGTLIERRDEDFTSVEDNVTLSGSVSWKPPSGVIANLNAKGQVFQADQKQISKTFPVGGEEGRRFFVSSEDEWNGELGGDLEFDAGPGRLKLISLARHEHSPFTDRFVVGNLDGSGQFEQLFEQTVDEGEYILRSEYALSTGEGVDWQVSAEGAFNFLESEAALFEASGGLPLVEIPLGLANSRVEERRGEVIFTHGRQLTPKLSLQASAGAEYSELSQTGDAENKRTFTRPKGQASLSWQQSDTLKLVGKVERRVGQLNFFDFISSVNLEQENGVDGNPEIVPNQSWRYTLEAQKDFKDWGASTVRLIYVDLEDVIDQIPIGTGAGPGNIDSGMAVAIETDSTLKLGKLGFKGAELTFNGRYYDTEVDDPVTGERRSINGHLIYDYTTELRHDIPDTDWAWGLIIEGFKQEPAYQFTEVAYRANMPVFSFAYVEHKDVAGMTARAAFGNLFNQRDVYWRQVYAPDRSGTLVRSEDYARGFGPIITFELKGKF